The DNA sequence CGGGTGCTGCGCTTCGCCGTGCCGGCCGGGACCGTCGCAGCGGCCGCGACCTTCGGTGGCTACGCCCTGGCGCTCGGCGCCGGCCTGGGCGTCGGCGCCGCCCGGACCACGGCCACGGTGGTCCTGCTCGGGATCGGCCTGAGCGTCCTCACCCTGCTCATGGTGCCGCTACGGCGCTGGGAGCTGGGCCTCCTCGCGGCGCTGGTCGGCACGTTCGCCGCGCTGATGGTGGTGCCGTGGACGCGGTCGTTCTTCGCGCTCACCACCCTGCCGCCGCGCGCGTGGGCGGTCGCCGGTGCCCTGGTCCTCGGGGCCGGGCTCGCGCTCGTCGTCGTGCACCGTCTCGCCCACCGCGGGTACCCGCCCGCCGGGGCGCCGCCGACCGGGTCGGCCGTCAGAGCCGGGCGAGGGTCTCCGGGTCGGCCGAGCCGCCGTAGTACCGGTCCAGCACCGCGGTGAACGCCGGCTCGTCGGGATCGGCGGCCGCGAACAGCGTCATCGACGACCGGAGCTTGACCGCGTCGATCCCGCCGAGCAGCTCCTGCGCCGTGGGGGCGGGGCTCGCCGCGACGGTCCGCGCGCACTGGACGAGACGGGGCCCCAGGACCGGGTGCCGCAGGTAGGCCCGGGCCTCGGCCGCGGAGGTGATGGCGAACCGCCGCGCCGTCTCGCTGCGGCCCAGCCCGGCGACCTGCGGGAAGACGAACCACATCCAGTGCCCCGTCTTGCGTCCGCGGCCCAGCTCGGCCAGAGCGGCGTCGTAGGTGCCGTCCTGGGCCCGGACGAACCTCTCGAGGTCGTGCTCGTCGGTCATGGCTCCCCTGTCGTGGTGTCCTTCGGTAGGGATGTCCCCAGCGTGGAGCGCAGGACCTCCTCCGCGCCCGGTGGTGCGCCCACCGCGTCGAGGCCGAGAAGGGCCGCGCCGAGCACCGGCGGGGCGTCCACCACACGCACGGACGCCGACGGCGCGCCGTCGGCCAGACCCGCCTCGACCGCCCCGAGGAGCAGCGGGTCGCGGGCCGCGAGGACCCCGCCGCCGAGGACGACGTCGACCGCCGTCCGCAGCAGTCCGAGCCGGCCCAGGGCGGCGGTGGCGAGGAGCACCACCTCCTCCGCCATGCGCCGCACGACGGCGACGGCGGCGGGGTCACCCGCGCCGGCCACCCGCAGCAGCACCGGGGTCAGCCCGAGCAGCCGGGCGGCAGGGATGTCGCCCAGGTGGATGCCCGCGACGACCTCGGCGACCGTCGTGACGCCGAAGTGGCCGATGACGGCGTCGCGCAGGGCGGTGGGCGCGCCCCGGCCGTCCTCGGCCCGCACCGCGAGCCACAGCGTCTCCGCGGCGAGGTCCTCCCCGCCGCCCCAGTCGCCCGAGAGCCGCCCCAGCGCGGGGAACCGGGCCACCGCGCCGTCGGCGGCGACGCCGACGGCGTTGACGCCCGCCCCCACGACCACGGCCACCGCGTCGGCCGCGTCGGTCCCGGCCCGCAGGAGCGCGAAGGTGTCGTTGTCGACCACCGCCCGCTGCGTCCAGCCGGCCGCGTCGATCCGGTCGCGGAGCGCTGCGGTCTCCGCGGGCAGGTCGGCCCCGGCCAGGTAGAACGCGCCGTGGTCGGCCACCGGGCCGGCCGCCGGGTCCTGCCCGGCGTCGGCGGCGACGCGCGCCACGAGCTCACCGATCACGCTCATGGTCGTGGTCATCCCCACGCTCTGGTGGCACGATCCGCCACCCCGGGCGCGCGCCAGCACCGTCCCGTCCGCGGCGACGAGGACGACGTCGGTCTTGCTGTTCCCGCCGTCGACGGCCAGGACGCTCACGACAGCCACCGCAGGTGCTCGTGGTTCGCGGCGAGGAGGAGGTCGGTCAGCCGGTCGGCGGTCTCCGCCTGACCGATGAGCGGGTGGGCGAGCAGGGCGCGGAAGACACGGTCCCGCCCCCCGCGCAGCGCGGCGTCGAGCGCGAGGCTCTCGTAGGCGCTGACGTGCGCGACCAGACCGGCGAGGAGCGGGTCGAGCGGCGCCACGGGTTCGGGCACCACGCCCCCGGCGCCGACCCGGGCGGGCACCTCGACGACGGCGCCGTCGTCGAGGAAGGGCAACGTCCCCGCGTTGCGCAGGTTGACGACCTGGACGTCGCGCCGGTCGCCGACGAGGGAGGCCATGAGGTCCACGGCAGCCTCGGAGTAGTAGGCGCCCCCGCGCCGCTCCAGCAGGGCCGGCTTCTCGTCGAGGGCGGGGTCGGCGTAGAGGTCGAGGAGCTCCCGCTCGATGGCGGCGACCTCCTCGGCGCGCGAGGCGCTCGTGCGCTGCTCGCGGACGACGGCGTCGTGGTCGTAGAAGTAGCGCAGGTAGTACGAGGGCCAGGCACCGATCCGGCGCAGCAGGGCAGCAGGCAGGCCGGACCGCTCGGTGAGGACCTCGGCGCCCTCGTCCAGCAGGCCCGGCAGGACGTCGGTGCCGCCGACGACGACGCGCCGGGTCCATGTGAGGTGGTTGAGCCCCACGTGGTCCAGGCTCACGTCGGCGGGGTCCGCGCCGAGGTGGGCAGCGACGGCGCGCTGGTTGCCGATGGCGACGTTGCACAGGCCCACCGCACGGTGCCCGGCGTCGAGCAGCGCCCGGGTGACGATCCCGACCGGGTTGGTGAAGTCGACGACCCAGGCGTTCGGTGCCGC is a window from the Georgenia muralis genome containing:
- a CDS encoding DUF1810 domain-containing protein encodes the protein MTDEHDLERFVRAQDGTYDAALAELGRGRKTGHWMWFVFPQVAGLGRSETARRFAITSAAEARAYLRHPVLGPRLVQCARTVAASPAPTAQELLGGIDAVKLRSSMTLFAAADPDEPAFTAVLDRYYGGSADPETLARL
- a CDS encoding N-acetylglucosamine kinase; this translates as MSVLAVDGGNSKTDVVLVAADGTVLARARGGGSCHQSVGMTTTMSVIGELVARVAADAGQDPAAGPVADHGAFYLAGADLPAETAALRDRIDAAGWTQRAVVDNDTFALLRAGTDAADAVAVVVGAGVNAVGVAADGAVARFPALGRLSGDWGGGEDLAAETLWLAVRAEDGRGAPTALRDAVIGHFGVTTVAEVVAGIHLGDIPAARLLGLTPVLLRVAGAGDPAAVAVVRRMAEEVVLLATAALGRLGLLRTAVDVVLGGGVLAARDPLLLGAVEAGLADGAPSASVRVVDAPPVLGAALLGLDAVGAPPGAEEVLRSTLGTSLPKDTTTGEP
- a CDS encoding 6-phospho-beta-glucosidase; translated protein: MKVAVVGGGSTYTPELVDGIARLGNLLSIEELALTDPAEERLDLVAGVSWRILARQGHPARVSATTDLDAAVDGAGVVLLQLRVGGQRARAVDETLPLECGCVGQETTGAGGLAKALRTVPVVLDIAERVRARAAPNAWVVDFTNPVGIVTRALLDAGHRAVGLCNVAIGNQRAVAAHLGADPADVSLDHVGLNHLTWTRRVVVGGTDVLPGLLDEGAEVLTERSGLPAALLRRIGAWPSYYLRYFYDHDAVVREQRTSASRAEEVAAIERELLDLYADPALDEKPALLERRGGAYYSEAAVDLMASLVGDRRDVQVVNLRNAGTLPFLDDGAVVEVPARVGAGGVVPEPVAPLDPLLAGLVAHVSAYESLALDAALRGGRDRVFRALLAHPLIGQAETADRLTDLLLAANHEHLRWLS